Proteins from one Sphaeramia orbicularis chromosome 17, fSphaOr1.1, whole genome shotgun sequence genomic window:
- the yipf1 gene encoding protein YIPF1 — MASANDPFQFKEFEEAGSLLEANRDAVTISIQDEDVKSDKQRKAGANGYEEDPLTDDDSTQLLSGQKESAPFWTFEYYQKFFDVETHHVKERIIGSVLPWPGKNFIHVYLRRNPDLYGPFWICTTLVFAIAISGNISNFLVHLGKPNYKYTPEFQKVTIAATAIFSYAWLVPLALWGFLLWRGNKIMNLVSYSFMEIVCVYGYSLAIYVPAVVIWILPFEWLRWFSVVVALCLSGSVLVMTFWPTVRDDHPKVMVATMAAIVTLNVLLAVGCKAYFFSKPEPDLPVTKSTPTAGIKIPST, encoded by the exons ATGGCGTCGGCAAACGATCCGTTTCAGTTTAAGG AATTCGAAGAAGCCGGCAGTCTATTGGAGGCCAACAGAGATGCAGTCACCATCAGCATCCAGGATGAAGATGTGAAATCTGACAAACAGAGAAAAGCTGGTGCTAATGGTTATGAAGAGGACCCACTGACAGATGATGACAGCACACAG CTTCTCTCAGGGCAAAAGGAAAGTGCCCCTTTCTGGACATTTGAGTACTATCAGAAGTTTTTTGATGTCGAAACTCATCAT GTAAAGGAAAGAATAATCGGCTCAGTGCTTCCATGgcctgggaagaactttattCATGTCTACCTTCGTCGAAATCCTGATCTTTATG GACCATTCTGGATTTGTACCACTCTTGTTTTTGCCATTGCCATCAGTGGAAACATATCCAACTTTCTGGTGCATTTAGGCAAACCAAACTATAAGTATACACCAGAGTTTCAAAAAG TGACCATAGCTGCAACAGCAATCTTCAGCTACGCTTGGCTGGTTCCTCTTGCACTCTGGGGTTTCTTGCTTTGGAGAGGCAACAAGATCATGAATTTGGTGTCATATTCCTTCATGGAGATTGTCTGTGTATATGGATATTCTCTGGCTATTTATGTACCTGCagtg GTCATTTGGATTCTTCCATTTGAATGGTTGAGGTGGTTCTCTGTCGTGGTAGCGCTCTGCCTGTCTGGTTCGGTTCTGGTGATGACATTCTGGCCCACAGTCAGAGACGACCACCCCAAAGTGATGGTCGCCACCATGGCAGCTATTGTTACATTGAACGTCCTACTGGCTGTTGGCTGTAAG
- the lrrc42 gene encoding leucine-rich repeat-containing protein 42 produces the protein MDSSPVYVREKGSLRRVSDIVLAQPKPVSSSCRRTNPFVLRKDHFIFTYNAEGSLRYTSKSLFDITLTFVAGNIQHVDSLVGFPEQIGDRLFAAAEENRTFLNPDISSKALQLFSEAYGEMVLESLCLRNRFPLFHERLNEIKTFHGLKSLDLFGCRLGDDHEIFQHLTSNPLASLNRLFIGGNSLSDIGLQRLTAPIRMMRKGLDCLKSLDVSYNPVTERAFRYLTCLPKLEKLDVSGTGMKLGPGLKRVMQDLLGLIYSEKPLDTFDHSKCKTEGWAEQVVNQWETNGTQMPKLKKLEESRTSALRFFGRQKFVREVLKATPLVCESEGNTNTETLHFYKPSVIGCTQEKHNSSAVCDDKHYWHNYKKRQRQVERCDTVHESPPTKRLSSLAFSAEDMDLLNSY, from the exons ATGGACAGTAGCCCGGTTTATGTCCGTGAAAAAGGCTCCCTTCGTCGTGTCAGTGACATTGTGCTTGCTCAGCCAAAGCCAGTGTCATCATCATGCCGGCGGACAAACCCATTTGTGCTGAGAAAAGACCACTTTATATTCACCTACAATGCAGAGGGAAGTCTGAGGTACACCTCCAAATCTCTCTTTGACATAACTCTGACATTCGTAGCTGGTAACATTCAGCATGTAGATTCTCTGGTGGGCTTTCCAGAGCAGATTGGAGACAGACTTTTTGCAGCAGCAGAGGAGAATCGAACATTTTTAAACCCAGACATTTCCTCCAAAGCCCTGCAGTTGTTCAGTGAGGCTTATGGGGAAATGGTCCTGGAGTCCCTTTGTTTAAGAAATAG ATTTCCACTTTTTCATGAGAGGTTGAATGAAATCAAAACATTTCATGGCTTGAAGTCTCTAGATTTGTTTGGCTGCAGACTGGGTGACGATCATGAGATATTCCAGCACCTGACGTCAAACCCATTAGCAAG CCTGAATCGGCTTTTCATTGGAGGCAACAGTCTGTCAGACATTGGCTTGCAAAGACTGACTGCACCCATCCGGATGATGAGAAAGGGGCTGGACTGTCTGAAGTCCCTTGATGTTTCCT ACAATCCTGTCACAGAGAGAGCTTTCAGATATCTAACATGCCTGCCCAAACTTGAAAAACTAGATGTATCTGGGACTGGTATGAAG CTTGGCCCAGGACTGAAGAGAGTCATGCAGGACCTGCTGGGGCTCATTTATTCTGAGAAACCACTGGATACTTTCGATCACTCAAAATGTAAAACTGAGGGTTGGGCAGAGCAG GTTGTAAATCAGTGGGAAACAAATGGTACTCAAATGCCAAAACTCAAGAAACTTGAAGAATCAAGAACATCAGCACTACGCTTTT TTGGCAGGCAGAAGTTCGTCAGAGAGGTGCTAAAGGCAACACCTTTGGTCTGTGAGAGTGAAGGCAACACCAACACAGAGACGCTGCATTTCTACAAACCCTCAGTGATCGGCTGCACGCAAGAGAAACATAATAGTTCTGCAGTATGTGATGACAAGCATTATTGGCACAACTACAAAAAAAGGCAGCGTCAGGTTGAAAGGTGTGACACTGTTCATGAAAGCCCTCCGACCAAACGTTTGTCCTCTTTGGCTTTTTCAGCTGAGGACATGGACTTGTTGAACAGCTATTGA